A window of Acidimicrobiia bacterium genomic DNA:
GAGCGTCACGCTGCAGAACGCGCGCCTCGTCGACCGGCTCCGGCACGAGGCGCTGCACGACAACCTCACCGGACTGCCCAACCGGGTGCTGTTCCTCCAGCGGCTCGCCGACTCGCTCGCGCGCCAGCGACCGACGGATCCCCAGATCGCGGTCATGTTGATCGACCTCGACCGCTTCAAGGAGATCAACGACACCCTCGGCCACGCGACCGGCGACCTCCTCCTGCAGGAGGTCTCGGCGCGTCTCCAGCGCGCGGCCGCCGATCGCGTGACCGTCGCCCGGCTCGGCGGCGACGAGTTCGCGCTGCTCGACCCGTCCCCGGGATCCGCGGGCGACGCGCTCGCGCTCACGCGGTCGCTGCGCGAAGTCCTGCAGCGTCCGTTCACGTACCAGGACCTCGAGCTCGAGGTCAGCGCGACCATCGGTCTCGCGCTCGCGCCGGTGCACGGTCGCGACGCGTCGACGCTGCTGCGGCGCGCCGACGTCGCGATGTACGCGGCGAAGAACACCGCGCCCGGCGTCGCGTGCTACGGCGAGAACCTCGACGAGCACAGCCCGCGCAAGCTCGCCCTCGTCGGCGAGCTGCGCAGCGTCATCGAGCACGAAGGCCTCGAGATGCACTACCAGCCGAAGGTCGACATGGCAAGCGGCCGCGTCATCGGTGTCGAGGCGCTCGTCCGCTGGCCGCACCCGGCCGAAGGCCTCGTGCCACCGGACGAGTTCGTCCCGATCGCCGAGCGCACCGGACTCATCGGGCCGATGACCGATTTCGTGCTGCGCACCGCGCTCACCGAGTGCCGGCAATGGCGCGACCGCGGCAACAACCTGTCGGTCGCGGTCAACCTGTCGGCGCGCAGCCTGCTCGACTCGGATCTCGTCG
This region includes:
- a CDS encoding bifunctional diguanylate cyclase/phosphodiesterase, translated to SVTLQNARLVDRLRHEALHDNLTGLPNRVLFLQRLADSLARQRPTDPQIAVMLIDLDRFKEINDTLGHATGDLLLQEVSARLQRAAADRVTVARLGGDEFALLDPSPGSAGDALALTRSLREVLQRPFTYQDLELEVSATIGLALAPVHGRDASTLLRRADVAMYAAKNTAPGVACYGENLDEHSPRKLALVGELRSVIEHEGLEMHYQPKVDMASGRVIGVEALVRWPHPAEGLVPPDEFVPIAERTGLIGPMTDFVLRTALTECRQWRDRGNNLSVAVNLSARSLLDSDLVDDIARALTLSGVEPSRLVLEITETSVMSDAEYAMRVLNRLSSMGCTLAIDDFGTGYSSLSYLKRLPVDEVKIDKSFVLNMQDDENDAVIVRSIIDLARNLGLRVVAEGVETESAWDALVAMGCDIAQGYYISRPLPSAALSAWLTTVRAIPVGAGR